A stretch of the Teretinema zuelzerae genome encodes the following:
- a CDS encoding response regulator encodes MKRITVIITEDDDGHAELIREGLENSGVTNPIIRFSNGEELWAYLNGESRSVPGRKPNEAFLLLLDINMPRMDGLDVLKRIKQSPDLRSFPVIMLTTTDDPREIQKCYELGCNAYVTKPVDFSQFAETLRRLGLFLQIVQA; translated from the coding sequence ATGAAGCGTATTACGGTAATCATCACAGAAGACGACGACGGCCATGCGGAGTTGATCCGCGAAGGTTTGGAGAATTCCGGAGTCACCAATCCTATAATCCGTTTTTCGAATGGAGAAGAGCTGTGGGCGTATTTAAATGGCGAATCTCGGTCGGTTCCCGGCCGAAAACCGAATGAAGCCTTTCTTCTGTTGCTCGACATAAATATGCCCAGAATGGATGGATTGGATGTTCTCAAGCGTATCAAGCAGTCCCCCGATTTGAGGAGCTTCCCGGTTATCATGCTCACCACGACGGACGATCCTCGGGAGATTCAAAAATGCTATGAGCTCGGCTGCAATGCGTATGTGACGAAGCCGGTGGATTTCTCCCAGTTCGCGGAAACGCTTCGTCGTTTGGGTTTGTTTTTACAGATTGTCCAAGCATAG
- a CDS encoding sensor histidine kinase encodes MPSEVQDIEQLRQKIIGLGEKSLKKSYYPELQQRILELEHTNELLRTEMDARAALDRSLKVMHERLSALFVSTPELILFCEAERNSEGILTDFRIAESNPAASDCFGISSDSIKNTRLSESPLNRGLPHLSDLELISRGLLSWNGEIRSSKKKIFRVSIVPLQKDQLTVVATDITDLEQVKEKLLAKNKELENYLYVASHDLRSPLVNIQGFSNRLAKFTEILARRFMQGLLTEEESEEVLAVLNKEMPKALTVVLGNVEKMDRLISGLLKISRTGRITPQIRKVNMSSLFSQIVGEFSYQIEQAGAQVSQGNVLSCYGDESLLHQLFSNLIGNALKYRHPDRACEIILESHAQNGFVVYHIRDNGIGIAEKYSERIWDVFYRVDPSSPASGEGLGLSIVKRIADKHNGRAWYESTEGLGSTFYVELPAEPFDAAEEEK; translated from the coding sequence ATGCCCTCTGAAGTTCAGGATATCGAACAGCTGCGGCAGAAAATCATCGGCCTCGGAGAGAAGTCTTTGAAGAAAAGCTATTATCCCGAGCTTCAGCAGCGAATTCTCGAACTGGAACACACCAACGAACTCCTTCGAACCGAAATGGACGCCCGTGCGGCTTTGGACAGGTCTCTCAAGGTAATGCACGAACGCTTGAGCGCTCTTTTTGTCTCTACTCCGGAATTGATTTTATTTTGCGAAGCTGAGCGGAATTCCGAGGGAATCCTGACAGATTTCAGAATCGCGGAATCCAATCCGGCGGCGTCCGATTGTTTCGGAATTTCTTCTGATAGCATCAAGAACACGAGGCTGAGCGAATCACCCTTGAATCGCGGATTGCCGCATCTATCAGATCTCGAACTCATATCCCGGGGATTATTATCCTGGAACGGTGAAATCAGGAGCTCCAAAAAAAAGATATTCCGCGTGTCCATTGTGCCTCTTCAAAAAGATCAGCTCACGGTGGTTGCCACCGATATAACGGATCTTGAACAGGTTAAGGAAAAATTGCTGGCAAAAAACAAGGAGCTTGAAAATTATCTTTATGTAGCCTCTCATGATCTTCGTTCTCCCCTTGTGAATATTCAGGGGTTCAGCAACAGGCTCGCTAAATTTACAGAAATCCTTGCTCGTCGATTTATGCAGGGTCTCTTGACCGAAGAAGAATCTGAAGAAGTTCTTGCGGTGTTAAATAAGGAAATGCCGAAAGCGCTTACCGTCGTACTCGGGAATGTCGAAAAGATGGATCGTCTCATTTCCGGTCTTCTCAAAATATCCAGAACAGGAAGAATAACTCCCCAAATACGAAAAGTGAATATGTCGTCTCTTTTTTCACAGATTGTGGGGGAATTTTCTTATCAGATCGAACAGGCGGGCGCTCAGGTAAGTCAAGGAAATGTCTTGTCCTGTTACGGCGACGAAAGCCTTCTGCATCAGCTTTTTTCTAATTTGATCGGAAACGCGCTTAAATACCGGCATCCTGACCGCGCATGCGAGATTATTCTGGAATCTCATGCGCAAAACGGATTTGTTGTGTATCATATAAGAGACAACGGAATCGGAATTGCCGAGAAATACAGCGAACGGATATGGGATGTCTTTTATCGGGTGGATCCGTCTTCGCCGGCAAGCGGCGAGGGCTTGGGGCTCAGCATCGTGAAACGAATAGCCGATAAGCATAACGGCAGAGCATGGTACGAATCAACGGAAGGGCTCGGCTCGACTTTTTATGTTGAACTTCCCGCGGAGCCCTTCGATGCGGCAGAAGAAGAGAAATGA
- the ercA gene encoding alcohol dehydrogenase-like regulatory protein ErcA codes for MQNLRKFVAPEIVFGSGALSLAARYAVNFGARNPMIVTDEGVAKAGWVDMLSNELSEEGLNPKIFAAVSQNPRDFQASEGASFYRENKCDVILALGGGSPMDCAKAVGILSTNERGVRDFEGVDNVEVPGPPLICIPTTAGSSADVSQFSIINNTDLRKKFAIISKTMVPDVALIDPDTTFTMDPYLTACTGMDALVHAVEAAVSTASSPITDLHAFEAIRLICAHLPLVMNDPKNAEHREKMMFASMQAGLAFSNASLGAVHAMAHSLGGLLDIPHGECNALLLRSVVEFNYSSAPERYRLVASAMNIPVDKLSSSGIASALAEKIESLREEVGITGSLSSRGMEEAFIAQLAENALSDPCMVTNPRIPVLTEIREVFRNAL; via the coding sequence TTGCAAAACTTGCGCAAATTCGTCGCTCCGGAAATCGTGTTCGGTTCCGGCGCCTTGTCTCTTGCGGCCCGCTACGCCGTTAATTTCGGCGCACGGAATCCTATGATCGTTACAGACGAGGGCGTCGCAAAAGCCGGTTGGGTCGATATGCTGTCCAATGAGCTGTCCGAAGAAGGTTTGAATCCGAAAATCTTTGCCGCGGTTTCCCAGAATCCCCGGGATTTTCAAGCATCGGAGGGCGCCTCTTTTTATCGCGAAAATAAATGCGACGTCATTCTGGCTCTCGGAGGCGGCAGCCCGATGGACTGCGCGAAGGCCGTCGGCATTCTTTCCACGAATGAGCGCGGCGTGAGGGATTTCGAAGGTGTAGATAATGTCGAGGTTCCCGGGCCTCCTCTAATCTGCATTCCTACCACTGCGGGATCCTCTGCCGATGTCTCTCAATTCTCGATTATCAATAATACCGATTTACGGAAAAAATTCGCGATTATCAGCAAAACCATGGTTCCCGATGTCGCGTTGATAGATCCCGATACGACCTTCACCATGGATCCGTATCTGACTGCCTGTACCGGAATGGACGCGCTGGTTCATGCCGTAGAAGCGGCCGTGTCAACGGCGAGCTCTCCGATTACCGATTTGCATGCATTCGAAGCAATACGGCTTATCTGCGCGCATCTGCCGCTGGTTATGAATGATCCGAAAAACGCCGAGCATCGGGAAAAGATGATGTTCGCAAGCATGCAGGCGGGGCTCGCCTTTTCAAACGCTAGCCTTGGAGCGGTTCACGCAATGGCTCACAGCCTCGGCGGCTTGCTCGACATACCGCACGGCGAATGCAATGCCCTGCTGCTGAGATCGGTGGTCGAGTTCAATTATTCGAGCGCCCCTGAACGGTATAGGCTTGTCGCTTCGGCGATGAACATACCCGTAGATAAGCTGTCCTCGTCCGGGATTGCTTCGGCCCTCGCGGAAAAGATAGAGTCCCTGCGCGAAGAAGTCGGGATAACCGGAAGCCTCTCGTCGAGGGGCATGGAGGAAGCATTCATCGCCCAATTAGCGGAAAACGCCCTCTCGGACCCTTGCATGGTGACGAACCCGCGAATACCCGTGCTTACGGAAATCAGGGAGGTGTTCCGTAATGCCCTCTGA
- a CDS encoding outer membrane protein assembly factor BamD encodes MKRLLSCMLLCVSVQFLASCLSTPAAPATPLPPSAAPEAGGDETDSSAASADSGFLNAGEVETDDAVSIVADSSVAAVPPLMDSFSPEDQSMPSKPVEPPSSPDPQKLLYFYPEPEAVVVTEQTALPPVVSDAPPAEGSGMTDDAPPAPVDASAEKAVADASVKEPKDNDETGDADSADDSDSSDAKAETPIPEIRPVEPESPSLKPSSNKSAPPPSRTVSLSSGQTLEVSYPGTGWVFLGDSSSRNGLSYLQRKLDGKDTLFSFRARNPGDYVLEFSRFDLLTDAYVPDALSVTVTEPSERKTGAVRAPSWRVVRESTEPIQKIAPPSSISDEPSLRTFSPPPSTASPSSAPVSTSTASALSTGATPTASDAPVAASSSASSAAEFLAQARASLAAGKPWEALAALDSFFMNATESLDEGWFLRGQSFEAASPDRDIRKAIQAYETLTKAYPASVRWKDADARIRYLRQFYLQIR; translated from the coding sequence ATGAAAAGGCTTCTTTCCTGCATGTTGCTGTGCGTATCCGTTCAATTTCTTGCCTCCTGTCTTTCGACGCCTGCCGCACCGGCGACGCCTTTGCCTCCTTCCGCGGCTCCGGAGGCTGGCGGCGACGAAACAGATTCTTCGGCCGCGTCTGCAGACTCCGGGTTTTTGAATGCCGGCGAAGTTGAAACAGACGATGCCGTATCAATCGTTGCCGATTCAAGCGTTGCCGCTGTCCCTCCTCTGATGGATTCATTCTCTCCTGAAGACCAATCGATGCCTTCGAAGCCGGTAGAGCCGCCTTCGTCGCCCGATCCTCAGAAATTACTATATTTTTATCCCGAACCCGAAGCTGTCGTCGTGACGGAGCAGACAGCCTTGCCTCCTGTCGTTTCCGACGCGCCTCCTGCCGAAGGCTCTGGTATGACGGATGACGCCCCGCCGGCCCCTGTCGATGCTTCGGCAGAAAAAGCGGTCGCAGACGCTTCCGTGAAGGAACCAAAAGACAACGACGAAACCGGCGATGCCGATTCAGCAGACGATTCCGATTCTTCAGATGCGAAAGCCGAAACGCCTATTCCTGAAATCCGCCCTGTCGAGCCTGAAAGCCCTTCGCTGAAACCGTCTTCCAATAAATCGGCCCCCCCTCCGTCCCGGACTGTTTCTCTCTCAAGCGGACAGACCCTCGAGGTGTCGTATCCCGGCACGGGATGGGTGTTTCTCGGAGACTCGTCGTCGCGCAACGGACTTTCCTATCTGCAACGCAAACTCGATGGCAAGGACACCCTGTTTTCCTTCCGCGCCCGGAATCCCGGCGATTATGTGCTGGAGTTTTCGCGTTTCGATTTATTGACCGACGCCTACGTGCCCGACGCCTTGAGCGTGACTGTAACGGAGCCTTCCGAAAGGAAGACAGGGGCTGTACGGGCTCCCTCCTGGCGGGTCGTCCGGGAATCAACGGAACCGATTCAAAAAATCGCTCCGCCGTCGAGCATTTCCGACGAGCCTTCCCTGCGAACTTTCTCTCCTCCTCCCTCGACCGCCAGCCCGTCCTCTGCGCCTGTGTCGACATCTACCGCATCGGCGCTGTCGACCGGCGCAACCCCGACTGCATCCGACGCTCCCGTCGCTGCTTCTTCTTCTGCATCCTCGGCCGCTGAGTTTCTAGCGCAGGCGCGCGCCAGTCTTGCGGCCGGTAAACCCTGGGAAGCCCTCGCCGCGCTTGATTCATTTTTCATGAACGCCACTGAATCTCTCGATGAAGGCTGGTTCCTGCGCGGACAATCGTTCGAAGCTGCCTCGCCCGACCGCGATATACGAAAGGCCATTCAGGCCTACGAAACGCTTACGAAGGCGTATCCGGCCAGCGTGCGCTGGAAGGACGCCGACGCCAGAATTCGCTATCTCCGCCAATTCTACCTGCAAATTCGCTGA
- a CDS encoding AAA family ATPase, which produces MFLKSLEVFGFKSFADRTRIEFADGITALLGPNGCGKSNVVDAVKWVLGEQASKAMRADKMEDVIFNGTESRKPLNVAEVTLTIANENGLLNLEMSEIAIKRRLYRSGESEYYINNTPVKLKDIRELFWDTGVGKTAYSVMEQGKIDQILSSKPEERRYIFEEAAGITRFKVRGAEAERKLEKTEENMRQIEGILGEVKRSYDTLKVQADKTIRYRSLRESVFENELDIQLLRLKGFTQERDRRSSDIEEIRRKRDSIKDEIDRINESLEQNLDQVNSMEEKLVECQKQVYGLAVEKNEKDKQAKLLIERQNEVKSKLAQLEGRKQAVENRVESLREDADGQDETVRDLNRRLGEIEKNIASFEESVAVAGNRISDNDIAAARHEDSIVRLDSERSVMEAELQSITEDIVTELDSKLRDAGYSSRSRSDAEAEVAEALGQLKVLVGGRKNIFTDFSRLHDPSAQDTRRFAENAVATFTELESQLLRLEEGIERYRKTSPLFIDEFLSPEGIITRKRSIDESIQRNRASIVEKRELIQGLKAENTELVKKIDEYRKTLEGLRLNRVQMKTQSEAAEEQARLIRRELASQEAALRELENELFTESKRLEDIREQIDEIEGEIASIEHRGRTLTSELEKLESDISSRNTDVSSKQNALKNRTSEMAKIQGQLEKYHMDLAMSETEIRNIKDNFREAHSRDLMEFEERMFAINTPAGELRERLASARQALKDLGSVNLMAVEEFAETKERYDFLNGQIADLQKARDDLRRITEEIRAESTELFLATYNKIKKNFHNMFRRLFGGGRGEIRLSDPSNVLESGIDIFAQPPGKRLENISLLSGGEKSMTAVSLLFATYMVKPSPFCLLDEIDAALDEQNVTRFVNALREFANVSQYIVITHNKKTVMGASTMLGVTMEESGITKVITIKLENEADRHNDDNLPDIENFEDEDVAPEEGIVVPPRPPRRQRSEKSGEPAAETEPALETEPAAETEPALETESALETEPALETEPAAADESASTANMIDSAEVEPDA; this is translated from the coding sequence GTGTTTCTGAAAAGTCTTGAAGTCTTCGGTTTTAAATCATTCGCAGACCGCACCCGGATTGAGTTCGCCGACGGTATTACCGCCCTGCTCGGTCCGAACGGTTGCGGGAAGAGCAACGTAGTAGACGCGGTTAAATGGGTTCTCGGCGAGCAGGCGTCCAAGGCGATGCGGGCGGACAAGATGGAAGACGTCATCTTCAACGGCACCGAATCGCGCAAACCCCTTAATGTGGCGGAAGTAACCCTTACGATAGCCAATGAAAACGGTTTGTTGAATCTTGAAATGAGCGAAATAGCTATTAAACGCCGTTTGTACCGTTCAGGAGAAAGCGAATACTATATAAATAATACCCCGGTCAAATTAAAGGATATCCGCGAGCTGTTCTGGGATACCGGCGTCGGTAAAACCGCTTACTCCGTCATGGAACAGGGAAAAATCGACCAGATTCTTTCGAGCAAACCGGAAGAACGCCGCTATATCTTCGAGGAAGCCGCCGGAATTACCCGTTTTAAGGTGCGCGGAGCCGAAGCCGAGCGGAAACTTGAAAAAACCGAAGAAAACATGCGCCAGATCGAGGGCATCCTGGGAGAGGTCAAACGATCCTACGACACGCTCAAGGTTCAGGCCGATAAAACGATACGCTACAGAAGCCTCAGGGAGTCTGTGTTTGAAAACGAACTCGATATTCAGCTTCTCCGCCTCAAGGGTTTTACGCAGGAACGCGACAGGCGTTCTTCGGACATCGAGGAAATCAGGCGCAAGCGCGACTCCATCAAAGACGAGATCGACCGCATAAACGAGTCTTTGGAACAGAACCTTGATCAGGTGAACTCCATGGAAGAAAAGCTCGTGGAGTGCCAGAAGCAGGTGTACGGCCTCGCCGTTGAAAAAAACGAAAAAGACAAGCAGGCTAAGCTTCTTATAGAACGCCAGAACGAGGTGAAGTCAAAGCTGGCTCAGCTTGAAGGCCGCAAGCAGGCGGTCGAAAATCGCGTAGAAAGCCTTCGCGAGGACGCCGACGGCCAGGATGAAACCGTTCGCGACTTGAACCGCCGCTTGGGCGAAATCGAAAAAAACATCGCCTCGTTCGAAGAAAGCGTAGCCGTTGCAGGAAACCGGATTTCCGATAACGACATCGCGGCGGCGCGCCATGAGGATTCGATAGTCCGTCTCGACTCTGAACGTTCCGTTATGGAAGCCGAGCTTCAATCTATTACCGAAGACATTGTCACCGAATTGGACAGCAAGCTCAGGGACGCCGGATATTCCTCTCGTTCCCGATCCGATGCCGAGGCTGAAGTCGCCGAGGCCTTGGGCCAGCTGAAGGTATTAGTCGGCGGAAGAAAGAATATTTTTACAGACTTTTCCAGGCTGCATGATCCTTCGGCCCAGGATACGCGACGTTTCGCCGAAAACGCCGTAGCCACCTTCACCGAGCTCGAATCCCAGCTTCTTCGTTTGGAGGAGGGCATCGAGCGGTACCGGAAAACGTCTCCGCTCTTTATCGACGAGTTTTTGTCGCCCGAGGGAATAATCACCCGCAAGAGATCTATCGACGAAAGCATTCAGCGGAACCGGGCTTCGATCGTGGAAAAGCGCGAACTCATCCAGGGATTGAAGGCCGAGAATACCGAGCTTGTCAAAAAGATCGATGAATACCGCAAAACGCTTGAAGGATTGCGATTGAACCGGGTTCAGATGAAGACCCAGTCCGAAGCTGCCGAAGAACAGGCCCGCCTCATCCGAAGAGAACTCGCTTCGCAGGAAGCGGCCCTCCGCGAGCTCGAAAACGAGCTTTTTACCGAAAGCAAGCGCCTTGAAGACATACGCGAGCAGATCGACGAAATCGAAGGCGAAATCGCCTCCATCGAACATCGAGGCCGGACCCTTACTTCGGAGCTGGAGAAGCTGGAAAGCGATATTTCCAGCCGGAATACCGACGTTTCCAGCAAGCAGAATGCGCTTAAAAACCGAACCTCGGAGATGGCGAAGATTCAGGGCCAGCTCGAAAAGTACCACATGGATCTGGCTATGAGCGAAACCGAGATCAGAAACATCAAGGATAATTTCCGCGAAGCTCATTCCCGCGACCTGATGGAATTCGAGGAGCGGATGTTCGCGATCAATACTCCTGCCGGCGAGCTCCGCGAGCGCCTCGCCTCGGCGCGCCAGGCGTTGAAGGATCTCGGAAGCGTCAACCTCATGGCGGTCGAGGAATTCGCCGAAACGAAAGAGCGCTACGACTTTCTGAACGGCCAGATCGCCGATCTTCAGAAGGCCAGGGACGACCTGCGCCGAATCACTGAAGAGATCCGCGCCGAGTCGACGGAATTGTTCCTTGCGACGTACAACAAGATAAAGAAGAATTTCCACAATATGTTCAGGCGCCTTTTCGGCGGCGGACGCGGCGAAATCAGGCTTTCCGATCCCTCGAACGTGCTGGAATCGGGAATCGATATATTCGCCCAGCCTCCAGGAAAACGGCTCGAGAATATCAGCCTCCTGTCCGGCGGCGAAAAGTCCATGACGGCAGTATCGCTTCTTTTCGCGACCTACATGGTCAAGCCGTCTCCCTTCTGCCTCTTGGACGAGATCGACGCCGCCCTCGACGAACAGAACGTCACCCGTTTTGTAAACGCGCTGAGGGAGTTCGCGAACGTCAGCCAGTACATCGTCATAACGCACAATAAAAAGACCGTAATGGGCGCCAGCACCATGCTCGGCGTAACCATGGAAGAATCCGGAATCACCAAGGTTATCACCATCAAGCTTGAAAACGAGGCGGATCGCCATAACGACGACAATCTGCCCGATATCGAAAATTTCGAAGATGAAGATGTCGCGCCCGAAGAGGGCATCGTCGTTCCTCCCCGGCCTCCCCGCCGTCAGCGCTCTGAAAAAAGCGGCGAACCGGCAGCCGAGACTGAACCGGCGCTGGAGACTGAACCGGCGGCCGAGACTGAACCGGCACTGGAGACTGAATCGGCGCTGGAGACTGAACCGGCGCTGGAGACTGAACCGGCAGCCGCGGACGAATCTGCATCAACTGCGAATATGATAGACTCGGCGGAGGTTGAACCGGATGCTTGA
- a CDS encoding response regulator: protein MISKQDFPSINERAPEGVKADGSPFRVLVVDDSMFVAKQIGQILTSEGYEIVATAGDGLDGVEKYKELCPNVDLVTMDITMPKMDGITALEQIMAFDKNARVVMISALGKEELVKKALLLGAKNYIVKPLDRKKVLERISSVLGK, encoded by the coding sequence ATGATTTCAAAGCAGGATTTTCCATCTATCAACGAGCGCGCTCCTGAAGGCGTTAAGGCCGACGGATCCCCGTTCCGGGTTCTCGTTGTCGATGATTCTATGTTCGTCGCAAAGCAAATCGGTCAGATCCTCACAAGCGAAGGATACGAGATCGTAGCCACGGCAGGCGACGGGTTGGACGGAGTTGAAAAGTACAAGGAACTGTGTCCGAATGTAGATCTCGTTACCATGGATATAACGATGCCGAAAATGGACGGAATTACCGCCCTTGAGCAGATTATGGCCTTCGACAAGAACGCCCGGGTCGTAATGATCAGCGCTCTGGGGAAGGAAGAGTTGGTTAAAAAAGCTCTTCTGCTCGGCGCGAAAAACTATATTGTTAAGCCCTTGGATAGAAAAAAGGTTTTGGAACGCATTTCCAGCGTTCTCGGCAAGTAA
- a CDS encoding chemotaxis protein CheX: protein MRVEYINPFVEAAYNILTEVLGGEIRRGELYLKSTSMPVMGVAALVGLAGDVEGRVIFDMDMKTAMKIASQMNQEDLKSFDDLAKATITELANLITAQAVTKLHDLGFRFDLTPPALFTGENMEISDHEVEALIVPMETSLGLVEVNVAIRDRM from the coding sequence ATGCGTGTAGAGTATATCAATCCGTTTGTTGAGGCTGCGTATAATATTTTAACCGAGGTCTTGGGCGGAGAAATACGGCGCGGGGAGTTGTATTTGAAATCGACTTCCATGCCGGTGATGGGCGTCGCCGCTCTTGTCGGTCTTGCGGGCGACGTTGAAGGACGCGTTATTTTCGACATGGACATGAAAACGGCTATGAAGATCGCGTCTCAGATGAATCAGGAAGATTTAAAATCGTTCGACGACTTGGCAAAGGCGACAATTACCGAGCTTGCGAACCTTATAACCGCCCAGGCGGTGACTAAGCTGCACGATCTCGGGTTTAGATTTGATCTCACTCCTCCGGCATTATTTACTGGAGAAAACATGGAAATTTCCGATCATGAAGTCGAGGCTTTGATCGTTCCGATGGAGACATCGCTTGGACTGGTTGAAGTGAATGTGGCCATTCGAGACAGAATGTAG
- a CDS encoding CheR family methyltransferase, with the protein MAVTETNTLAQMEAQAQETQNKAERIAVIDFKMVTFSLAGKDYAIDIMQVKEIAKAGRFTYVPNTSPFVLGVYNLRGDIIPIIDLRIFFNIPTKAREDDALESMIIIHVEEQTFGIVVDGIDKVVGISKSSIQPPHPIFGDINIKYIHGVVENQGRLYIILDVTRIFGSRTRQVEAEKEAIEEAVIQPPLKEKEKKSRDELDISFISDTLAALAKFHVSQINQDWVAARYREWRDSRSAGDVQLRSEEDARQYLSTFPSPETGTIWSDSFSSKFASMLPQNQAKQINVWNIGCGKGEETYSLAVLLKERYPNARIRIYANDSDLLAISNAPMLSVPESRISSLYKPYLVQGTGGSWTFNQTIRDMILFEYHDCTNQNSIPNIDLIVARDVISYLNPKQQAALLADFSEKIKDNGIIVLGQNEAMPRNSGWSRIVHDGLTAFSKE; encoded by the coding sequence ATGGCAGTGACTGAAACGAACACCCTGGCTCAAATGGAAGCGCAGGCTCAGGAGACGCAGAACAAGGCTGAGCGCATAGCCGTTATAGATTTTAAGATGGTTACCTTTTCCCTCGCGGGGAAGGACTACGCAATAGACATCATGCAGGTGAAGGAGATCGCGAAAGCCGGACGGTTCACCTATGTGCCGAATACGTCTCCTTTTGTGCTCGGAGTGTATAATCTCCGCGGAGACATCATTCCGATCATCGATCTGAGAATATTCTTCAATATACCGACGAAGGCGAGAGAAGACGATGCCCTTGAAAGCATGATTATCATTCATGTAGAGGAGCAGACCTTCGGCATCGTAGTTGATGGGATCGATAAGGTTGTCGGAATCTCCAAATCCTCTATACAGCCTCCTCATCCGATATTCGGCGATATAAACATCAAGTATATCCACGGCGTAGTAGAGAACCAGGGACGTCTATACATCATTCTCGACGTTACGCGCATCTTCGGCTCCCGCACCCGGCAGGTTGAGGCAGAGAAAGAAGCGATCGAGGAAGCCGTAATACAGCCACCCCTGAAAGAAAAAGAAAAAAAATCGCGCGACGAACTCGATATCTCCTTTATCAGCGATACTCTTGCCGCCCTCGCGAAATTCCACGTTTCGCAGATTAATCAGGATTGGGTGGCCGCCAGATATCGGGAATGGCGTGATTCGCGTTCGGCCGGCGACGTTCAACTCCGTTCGGAAGAAGATGCCCGACAGTATCTGTCTACCTTTCCGTCCCCGGAAACCGGAACCATCTGGAGCGATTCCTTTTCCTCGAAATTCGCTTCAATGCTGCCACAAAACCAGGCGAAGCAGATCAATGTTTGGAATATCGGCTGCGGCAAGGGAGAAGAAACCTACAGCCTCGCGGTCTTGCTGAAAGAGCGCTACCCGAACGCGAGAATACGAATATACGCGAACGATTCGGACCTGCTCGCGATATCCAATGCCCCGATGCTCTCGGTTCCCGAGTCCAGAATCAGCTCGCTGTACAAACCCTATCTGGTCCAGGGCACCGGCGGTTCCTGGACTTTTAATCAAACCATCCGAGACATGATTCTGTTCGAGTATCATGATTGCACCAATCAGAATTCGATTCCGAACATTGATCTGATCGTCGCGCGAGATGTGATTTCTTACTTGAATCCGAAGCAGCAAGCCGCCTTGCTTGCTGACTTTTCCGAGAAAATAAAGGATAATGGTATTATTGTTTTGGGGCAAAACGAAGCGATGCCCCGGAACAGCGGTTGGTCGAGAATCGTCCACGATGGACTGACGGCTTTCAGCAAAGAATAA